A region from the Gossypium hirsutum isolate 1008001.06 chromosome A08, Gossypium_hirsutum_v2.1, whole genome shotgun sequence genome encodes:
- the LOC121205106 gene encoding uncharacterized protein produces the protein KLIEEIKVCYVLGEADLGLDTTKPKILDGKNVPNNPTRHAVKSIQSEDGDIIDCIDIYKQPSLDHPSLKNHIIQLAPSYNPNMEEIQTSEQPLRSVTSQVWQKSGSCPKGTIPVVRRRTHNDDELLSNSRKKSPLTVHQRNHSKAILLTEGYNYAGVKADIKVWNPHVESDDEYSTSRISLRSGPWYDFESVEAGWAVNPGVYGDRQTRLFIYWTVDASKKTGCFDLTCPGFVQTSHEIALGAAIYPISVFRGLPYQITLFIFKDPNTNNLWVQYGERTNIGYWPPKLFKTLTYGAECAEWGGDVYSSKLEQVPHTETQMGNGNFPDYIDGNSGYMKRMRILDISLNLKFPEWVGTYADEYWCYQSQYVSDYVVDPEFYFGGPGRNDMCP, from the exons AAACTCATTGAAGAAATAAAAG TTTGTTATGTGCTTGGAGAGGCTGATTTAGGGTTGGATACGACAAAACCTAAGATTTTGGATGGAAAAAATGTACCAAACAACCCTACAAGGCATGCAGTGAAATCAATCCAG AGTGAAGATGGTGACATTATAGATTGCATTGACATTTACAAGCAACCTTCATTGGATCATCCTTCTTTGAAGAATCACATCATCCAG TTGGCACCAAGTTATAATCCAAACATGGAGGAAATTCAGACAAGTGAACAACCTTTGAGGAGTGTAACATCTCAAGTATGGCAGAAAAGTGGAAGCTGTCCAAAAGGAACAATCCCAGTAGTTCGAAGAAGAACCCATAATGATGATGAGCTATTATCAAACTCAAGGAAGAAGAGTCCATTGACCGTACATCAAAGGAACCATTCG AAGGCAATATTGTTGACGGAAGGGTATAACTATGCGGGAGTGAAAGCAGATATCAAAGTATGGAATCCTCATGTTGAATCCGACGATGAATATTCCACTTCTAGAATCAGCCTCCGAAGTGGTCCTTGGTATGATTTTGAGAGCGTTGAAGCTGGTTGGGCG GTGAATCCTGGTGTGTATGGAGATAGACAAACtcgattatttatttattggacT GTTGATGCATCAAAGAAAACAGGGTGTTTTGATCTAACATGCCCTGGATTTGTTCAGACAAGCCATGAAATTGCTCTTGGTGCAGCCATTTACCCTATCTCTGTCTTCCGAGGTCTCCCATATCAGATAACTCTCTTTATATTTAAG GATCCAAACACAAACAATCTATGGGTTCAATACGGTGAAAGAACCAACATAGGGTATTGGCCACCGAAGCTGTTCAAAACACTGACCTACGGTGCGGAATGTGCCGAGTGGGGCGGCGATGTTTACAGCTCAAAGTTGGAGCAAGTTCCCCACACGGAAACACAAATGGGCAACGGTAATTTCCCGGATTATATCGACGGGAATTCGGGGTATATGAAAAGAATGAGGATTCTCGACATATCGCTCAACTTGAAATTCCCGGAATGGGTGGGCACTTACGCAGATGAATATTGGTGTTATCAATCTCAATATGTTTCGGATTATGTTGTAGATCCTGAGTTTTATTTTGGTGGCCCTGGAAGGAATGATATGTGTCCTTGA
- the LOC107932829 gene encoding uncharacterized protein, with translation MAKFIFRVFLAVILLFLSNRVNGKANFKDVEEKLKQLNKPAVKTIQSEDGDIIDCVEIYKQPAFDHPALRNHVIQMKPSFDLKELKINSKNESSKLTVFQTWQKSGSCPEGTVSIRRIRRENLLRANSAQQFGRKPQEVVLKSNTTIEHKDGQSPFFNNTKFSMPTIVNRSAATLVTVGYNYIGAKADINVWNPNVESEDEFTTAQIWLKAGPGDNFESLESGWMVNPQLYGDKKTRFFAHWTKDSYKTTGCFDLHCSGFVQTSSKVAFGGALEPVSTEFGQQYYINVGIFMDPNTNNWWLKIKEDLIIGYWPASSLLFYLNHSSTIVEWGGQVYSPKVKKSPHTKTGMGSGQFAWGLQGNACYMDNIAIVDFSMQLKYPQWVDTWVDEEYCYTAYNYQEGYGTLPVFYFGGPGQNYNCP, from the exons AtggcaaaatttatttttagggttttcttggctgtgattttattatttttgagtaaCAGAGTAAATGGAAAAGCTAATTTTAAAGATGTTGAAGAGAAATTAAAGCAGCTTAACAAGCCTGCAGTGAAGACCATACAG AGTGAAGATGGGGATATCATTGATTGCGTCGAAATCTATAAACAACCTGCTTTTGATCACCCTGCATTAAGGAATCACGTTATCCAG ATGAAACCCAGTTTCGATTTAAAAGAACTGAAAATCAACTCGAAAAATGAGTCGTCGAAACTAACTGTGTTTCAAACATGGCAAAAAAGCGGAAGCTGTCCGGAAGGAACTGTCTCGATTCGAAGGATTCGAAGAGAGAATTTACTAAGAGCAAATTCTGCCCAACAGTTTGGAAGAAAACCTCAAGAAGTTGTCTTGAAATCAAACACAACAATAGAACATAAAGATGGCCAATCTCCATTTTTTAACAACACTAAATTCTCAATGCCTACAATTGTTAATCGATCC gCAGCAACTCTTGTTACAGTTGGATACAATTACATAGGAGCTAAAGCAGATATCAATGTTTGGAATCCAAATGTTGAATCTGAAGATGAGTTCACTACTGCTCAAATTTGGCTTAAAGCTGGCCCTGGTGATAATTTTGAAAGCTTGGAATCCGGATGGATG GTAAACCCACAATTATATGGTGACAAAAAGACTAGATTTTTTGCACATTGGACT AAAGATTCATACAAGACAACAGGTTGCTTTGATCTCCATTGCAGTGGCTTCGTTCAAACAAGCTCCAAAGTTGCCTTTGGTGGAGCCCTTGAGCCTGTCTCCACTGAGTTTGGTCAACAGTATTATATCAATGTTGGCATATTTATG GATCCAAACACGAACAATTGGTGGCTAAAAATTAAAGAAGATTTGATAATTGGGTATTGGCCAGCATCAAGCCTACTATTTTACTTGAATCATAGTTCAACAATAGTTGAATGGGGTGGACAAGTTTATAGCCCAAAAGTGAAGAAATCGCCACACACCAAGACTGGCATGGGGAGTGGCCAATTTGCTTGGGGTCTACAAGGGAATGCATGTTACATGGATAATATTGCCATTGTTGATTTCTCAATGCAACTCAAGTACCCACAATGGGTAGACACTTGGGTTGATGAAGAGTATTGCTACACTGCTTATAATTACCAAGAAGGATATGGAACTTTACCGGTTTTTTACTTTGGGGGACCTGGTCAAAATTATAATTGTCCCTAG
- the LOC121205107 gene encoding uncharacterized protein produces MEFNSKNWSSKLTVFQTWQKSGSCPKGTVPIRRIRREDLLRTKSVQQFGRKPQEVVLKSNTTIEHKDGRFPSINSNALAFPAVVNRSAAILVTVGANYTGAKANINVWNPNVESEDFTTAQVWLKAGPNDNFESIESGWTVNPQLYGDKKTRLFAHWTKDSYKTTGCFDLQCSGFIQTSSKIALGAAISPISMELGQQYYITIGIYMDENTNNWWLIFGNGIAVGYWPASTLNALKNSATMVEWGGQVYSSNVRKSPHTKTAMGSGKFASSLKGNACYMENIGIVDFSTQLQYPPEVTTLAEENYCYTALNHQDGSESLPTFYFGGPGQNYNCP; encoded by the exons ATGgaattcaattcaaaaaattgGTCGTCGAAGCTAACTGTGTTTCAAACATGGCAAAAAAGCGGAAGCTGCCCGAAAGGAACTGTCCCAATTCGAAGGATTCGAAGGGAGGATTTACTGAGAACAAAATCTGTCCAACAGTTTGGAAGAAAACCTCAAGAAGTTGTCTTGAAATCAAACACAACAATTGAACATAAAGATGGTCGATTTCCATCTATTAATAGCAACGCACTCGCATTTCCTGCTGTTGTTAACCGATCC gCAGCAATTCTTGTTACAGTTGGAGCAAATTACACAGGAGCTAAAGCGAATATCAATGTCTGGAACCCAAATGTAGAATCTGAAGATTTCACTACTGCTCAAGTTTGGCTTAAAGCTGGCCCTAATGATAATTTTGAAAGCATAGAATCCGGATGGACG GTAAACCCACAATTATATGGTGACAAAAAGACCAGATTATTTGCACATTGGACT AAAGATTCTTACAAGACAACAGGTTGTTTTGACCTCCAATGCAGTGGCTTCATTCAAACAAGCTCTAAAATTGCCCTTGGTGCAGCCATTTCGCCTATCTCCATGGAGTTAGGTCAACAGTACTATATCACCATTGGCATTTATATG GATGAAAACACAAACAATTGGTGGCTAATATTTGGGAATGGTATAGCAGTTGGGTATTGGCCAGCATCAACACTAAATGCCTTGAAGAATAGTGCAACAATGGTTGAATGGGGTGGACAAGTTTATAGCTCAAATGTGAGGAAATCGCCACACACCAAGACCGCCATGGGGAGTGGCAAATTTGCTTCTAGTCTAAAAGGGAATGCATGTTACATGGAGAATATTGGCATTGTGGATTTCTCAACGCAACTTCAGTACCCACCTGAGGTGACCACTTTGGCTGAAGAGAATTATTGCTACACTGCATTAAATCACCAAGATGGATCCGAAAGTTTACCAACTTTTTACTTTGGGGGACCTGGTCAGAATTATAATTGTCCATAG